A stretch of DNA from Nyctibius grandis isolate bNycGra1 chromosome 30, bNycGra1.pri, whole genome shotgun sequence:
ATGTGTAAGCTGAGGTGTGGCTATGGAACCAGACCAGAGCCAGGGCACAAGCCCTAGTGCAGACACGGGCACTCAGAAATGCTCTGCTAGGCCGTGCTGAGCAGCAACACCAGCTGCTCTGAGCCTCAACACTACAGCCTGGGTAAAACCAAGATGAAGAATTAGGAGCTGTTAATGGATATTCAGCACTTACCTGACAGGTTACTTACGAAGCTTCTTGATGAAGCTGACCTCATCCCGGTTTCTGATGCCATACCTGAACAGAGAGTTATGCTGTTATATGCCGTTTTCCCAGGAACCACAACCTCTGAAATCTTACAGCCTCCTCTTTCCCAGGGGAGACAGACTCCTACGCTCATGTGCTGTGCTCTAATGCAGGACAAGTTAAAATTCTCACTTGTGTATGCAGAACATGCGGCCAGCACTGAAGGATCTGATCATCTGCCTTTTTAATGGCAACACCCCCTTGAATGCAACATCTATCACCCATGGCTCAGTCTTTCGAGGACAGCTTTGATTAGGGCTGTCTTGCTAAATTTTTAATACTTCAGACAAGGTTTTCTTGCCAGTCTGCACGCAGGCGGGCATACCCAGCACTGCTGTATGCAACAGCTAGAGTGCTCAGAAGCACCTCCTGCCTCCTTGCCCCGAGAATGGGCATGGAAAGACGAGGGTCGTTTGTCAGTGTTGTCACTCAGTTGTCTCTGATAGTTGGCCGAGCAGGTCCAGAGCCCAACACACTTATCCTTGGTTTGCTCTTTGCTTGGCATTCTTCCATCCTGCCTCCTACCTTTCTAactcagcagctctgccaagccctctgtgagggtgaccgagcactggaacaggttggcCAGAGAGGTTGTATGCTtggagacactcaaaacccaactggatgCAGCCCTGAGCAACCAGCTCTATCTGACCCTGCTTGTGCAGAGGGTCAGACCAGATGACttctagaggtcccttccaccctgGATCCCCTCCACCACATACTGTGTCCTGACTCCATcctctgctgagcagctgctcccCAAGTGCTCCCAGTTTCCCTGGAAATGAACTAATGTGCTTCATATGCATGATGCCATTCCTGGCCTTCTCTTTGCTCTACTCCCCTCACACTCGTGCTTTTTGTCACTAATCTCTGCAGGGTACAAGCTCAGGTACAAGCTTAGTAAGCATAACCTGTTCTGCAGGAGTTTGGCATGGACAGCCAAGGGGCAATGTGGCCGAGTGCCCTGCAGTGGTCTGAACTGGGTGGACGCACTCAGCACAGGATGCTTGTGGCTGAGGAGCTCCCTGAGGCTTTCCTGTCCTGCAGATGGTCCCTCGGGCAGGGCCCGTCCCACCTCCCTGTGCAGCGCTGGTCCTATCTTCCAGTCAATTTCAAGCACAGGACTTATCTGAGCCAGGGCACCAAGTCCCAAGTTAGCCCTGCCTGGGCAGATGCTGCGGGGACTCCAGCGAGGCCTCTCCTGCCCCCCAGATGCCATAAGGGCCTTAATTACTCACTCTCTCAGCTTCTTTCTGTCATCTGCCAGTTTCTCTCCGGCGTAGGTTAGGTGGTACGTCCTCCATATGTACTTCCTAGGGGAAAAACACGtagggagagcagcaggaggggcCGCCGGCCCCGGGAAAGCGCAGGAGGTGGGGGTGAGCAGGcagagccccggccccggccccgctcaccaGCTGAGGTGCTGGACGCCGCCCTGCCGCGCCTGCCGCAGCTGGACGTGCCGCCGCAGCGCCTTCTTCAGGTCCAGCACCGAGGCGTTCTGCACCACCACCacggctggggggggggagagcCCCGTCAGCGCCCCGGCACCCGCCctgccgcccccccgccccgggcccccCGGCCCGTTcctccgcccggccccggccccgcacgcACGCATGATCTCGCCGTCCGCCTTGCAGACGCGCACCGTCATGGCCTGCCCGTACTCCAGCGCCACCTGCGAGCCGATCTCCTCCGCCGTCACCTGCGGGCGGCACGGCCGCGACAGGCGAGCGAGGCGGGCCTgagccccgccgcccccagccccggcccggcccccgccggccccggccccaccTGCGGCGGGAGGTCGCAGAGCAGCGGGTCCTGCACCAGCCGCGCCAGCGCCGCCTGGAAGAGCTCCAGCACCTCGGCGTGCGCCAGCTCCTCCTCGGCCTCCGCCATCGCCGCCGCGCCGGAAGGGGCGGGCGGTGCCGCGGAACCGGCGATGCTGCTCTTCTGCCCGGCCTGCGGCAACGTGCTGGTGGCCGAGGAGGGGCCGCGCTGCCACCGCTTCGCCTGCACCACCTGCCCCTACGTGCGCAACGTCACGCGGAAggtgccggggcgggcgggggccggggggggggggggcggcggcccGGGGTGGCCTGACCGGCGGTGTCCCGCAGGTGA
This window harbors:
- the SNRNP25 gene encoding U11/U12 small nuclear ribonucleoprotein 25 kDa protein, encoding MAEAEEELAHAEVLELFQAALARLVQDPLLCDLPPQVTAEEIGSQVALEYGQAMTVRVCKADGEIMPVVVVQNASVLDLKKALRRHVQLRQARQGGVQHLSWKYIWRTYHLTYAGEKLADDRKKLREYGIRNRDEVSFIKKLRK